From a region of the Desmodus rotundus isolate HL8 chromosome 7, HLdesRot8A.1, whole genome shotgun sequence genome:
- the ZNF280B gene encoding zinc finger protein 280B, giving the protein MEPTRVSREEEQEPEPQKSTERKQVDEEDNELIFVGVERGSDDAELIFVGVTSDSKPVISNILNRVTPGSYSRRKKYGHPRNATARELRPVSHVTPTSEAVTVLPVSESESRLTDSPIIIEPLSKPDYKSNSPHVVPNSSSELCSPLITFTNSLQHPVGTALSVASCASKQLSNSEVNSISPKRPKLSDGVTRGHSSALSSSGNFHTIIPQQTTPPNGVHTSLSPIHNGTSFPTAYPKDSVRFKTINPVREDGQTKTDFSGLASQNKTVDPKKGNLIMLLHDFYYGQHKGNGRPEKKTHTAFKCLSCLKVLKNVKFMNHMKHHLELEKQRGDNWEIHTTCQHCNRQFPTLFQLQCHIGSVHTAQESSAVCRICELSFETDQFLLQHMKDNHKPGEMPYVCQVCNYRSSVFADVETHFRTCHENTKNLLCPFCLKIFKTATPYMCHYRGHWEKSFHQCSKCRLQFLTFKEKMEHKTRCHQMFKKPKQLEGLPPETKVVIQVSLEPLRPGSVEVASITVSTSDSESSSPSA; this is encoded by the coding sequence atggaacCAACACGTGTATCACGTGAGGAAGAACAAGAGCCAGAACCACAGAAgagcacagaaagaaaacaggtaGATGAAGAAGATAACGAGCTGATCTTTGTTGGAGTGGAACGTGGAAGTGACGATGCTGAGCTGATCTTTGTTGGGGTGACTTCAGATTCAAAACCAGTCATTTCAAACATTTTGAACAGAGTCACCCCAGGTTCATATTCAAGGAGAAAAAAGTATGGTCACCCCAGAAATGCTACTGCTCGCGAATTGCGGCCTGTAAGTCACGTGACCCCTACGTCAGAAGCAGTGACTGTCTTGCCAGTTTCTGAATCTGAATCAAGATTAACAGATAGTCCTATTATTATTGAGCCTTTGTCTAAacctgattataaaagtaattcacCACATGTTGTGCCTAATAGTTCTTCAGAGTTATGTTCTCCTTTGATTACATTCACAAATTCATTGCAGCATCCAGTAGGAACAGCACTTTCTGTAGCAAGTTGTGCATCAAAGCAACTTTCCAATTCTGAAGTAAACAGCATAAGTCCCAAAAGGCCTAAACTCAGTGACGGAGTCACAAGGGGACATTCTTCAGCTTTATCCTCTTCAGGAAACTTTCATACAATTATTCCTCAACAGACCACACCCCCAAATGGTGTTCATACCTCATTAAGCCCTATTCATAATGGAACATCTTTTCCAACAGCTTATCCAAAGGACAGTGTCCGTTTCAAGACTATAAACCCTGTTAGGGAAGATGGTCAGACAAAAACAGACTTTTCAGGTCTAGCGAGTCAAAACAAGACTGTTGATCCCAAGAAAGGAAATCTGATCATGTTACTTCACGACTTTTACTATGGACAGCATAAAGGAAATGGACGGCCAGAAAAAAAGACCCACACAGCCTTTAAATGCCTCAGCTGCTTGAAAGTTCTAAAAAATGTCAAGTTTATGAATCACATGAAGCATCATTTGGAACTCGAGAAGCAGAGGGGTGACAACTGGGAAATCCACACCACCTGCCAGCACTGCAACCGGCAGTTTCCCACTCTCTTTCAGCTGCAGTGTCACATTGGAAGTGTGCACACTGCCCAGGAGTCCTCTGCTGTCTGTAGAATTTGTGAATTGTCATTTGAAACAGATCAGTTTCTCTTACAGCACATGAAGGACAATCACAAGCCTGGCGAAATGCCCTATGTGTGCCAGGTTTGCAATTACAGGTCATCGGTCTTTGCTGATGTGGAAACACATTTCAGAACATGCCATGAAAACACTAAGAATTTGCTTTGTCCGTTTTGtctcaaaattttcaaaacagCAACACCCTACATGTGTCATTATAGAGGACACTGGGAAAAGAGTTTTCATCAATGCTCCAAATGCCGACTACAGTTTTTAACTTTCAAGGAGAAAATGGAGCACAAGACCCGGTGTCATCAGATGTTTAAGAAACCTAAACAACTAGAAGGGTTGCCTCCTGAAACTAAAGTTGTTATTCAAGTATCACTGGAACCTCTTCGACCGGGGTCAGTGGAAGTAGCATCCATCACTGTGAGCACATCTGATTCTGAATCATCATCCCCCAGCGCCtaa